From the Ruania alkalisoli genome, one window contains:
- a CDS encoding Gfo/Idh/MocA family protein yields MRIAVLGAGRIGIAHLSTLAAAPDVDELIVADPDGERSASAARAVGATSMSIDEALANSPDGIVITAPTPAHPDLIRAGIAAGIPVFCEKPLAQDVTSSRTLVEDCERSEVPVQIGFQRRFDAGYRAAREALSRGDLGELRRVHLMTCDPAPPPAEYIASSGGIFRDCHVHDFDVLRWVTGSEVATVHAVGANRGADYFRDAHDVDESAALLTMTDGTLVTLSGSRYNGAGYDVRMELAGTVATLLVGLDEQSPLRSAEADVPFPTGAPHSDFQHRFATAYATELQEFVRVVRGEVANPCTPRDALSAQLIAEAAQTSQHEGRTVDMAELNL; encoded by the coding sequence ATGCGCATCGCAGTACTCGGAGCGGGGCGGATCGGTATCGCCCACCTCTCGACCTTGGCCGCCGCGCCCGATGTCGACGAGCTGATCGTTGCGGACCCCGACGGTGAGCGGTCTGCATCCGCTGCACGCGCGGTCGGGGCGACGTCGATGTCGATCGACGAGGCCCTGGCTAACTCACCCGATGGCATCGTCATCACGGCACCCACGCCAGCACACCCTGACTTGATCCGCGCCGGGATCGCGGCCGGGATACCCGTCTTCTGCGAGAAACCTCTCGCGCAGGACGTCACCAGCTCACGCACGCTCGTCGAGGACTGCGAGCGTAGCGAGGTGCCGGTGCAGATTGGGTTTCAGCGCCGGTTCGACGCTGGCTATCGCGCCGCGCGCGAGGCGCTGAGTCGAGGCGATCTCGGAGAGCTGCGCCGGGTCCACCTCATGACGTGCGACCCGGCACCACCGCCGGCGGAGTACATCGCCAGCAGCGGAGGGATCTTTCGCGACTGCCACGTCCACGACTTCGACGTCTTGCGGTGGGTCACCGGGTCCGAGGTAGCCACGGTCCACGCCGTCGGAGCCAACCGCGGAGCCGATTACTTCCGCGATGCGCACGACGTGGACGAGTCGGCTGCTCTGCTCACCATGACCGACGGTACCCTCGTGACGCTGTCGGGATCGCGGTACAACGGGGCCGGATACGACGTCAGGATGGAGCTGGCAGGCACGGTAGCGACACTGCTCGTGGGACTGGACGAGCAGTCACCCCTGCGAAGTGCTGAGGCAGACGTCCCCTTTCCGACTGGTGCGCCACACTCGGATTTCCAGCACCGGTTTGCGACTGCGTATGCCACCGAGCTCCAGGAGTTCGTGCGCGTCGTCCGCGGCGAGGTCGCGAACCCGTGTACGCCGCGGGATGCCCTCTCCGCGCAGCTGATCGCCGAGGCGGCACAGACGTCCCAGCACGAGGGGCGCACCGTCGATATGGCTGAACTGAATCTGTGA
- a CDS encoding ABC transporter permease, translating to MSAATLTATDERVVRTHPLVVLLQRPEVGAAVAALAIFILFSSLTQAFLTPAGVSTWLYSASLYGIMAVAVSMLMIGGEFDLSTGAMTGTSGLMVGVMATHYEINVWLAVIIALVASLGIGAWNGWITMKTGLPSFIVTLATFFILQGINLAVTKLITGTVAIQGMSDVPGFEQVKVIFGSVIRFGDFSLRASVLWWIALTAAATWVLLRTRAGNWVFAVGGQSHSARQVGVPVVRTKIFLFMGTAGAGWLVGMLSLFDVGTVQATTGIGQEFIYIICAVVGGCLLTGGYGSAIGAAIGALIYGMALQGIVFAQWDNNWLKAFLGAMLLLAVLVNLYVRRQAGVRS from the coding sequence ATGAGCGCCGCAACCCTGACAGCCACCGACGAGCGGGTGGTGAGAACACACCCGCTCGTCGTGCTGCTCCAACGACCGGAAGTCGGCGCCGCCGTCGCGGCCCTGGCGATCTTCATCCTCTTCTCCAGCCTGACCCAGGCGTTCCTGACGCCGGCAGGAGTTTCGACGTGGCTCTACTCGGCCTCGCTCTACGGGATCATGGCGGTCGCCGTGTCGATGCTGATGATCGGTGGTGAGTTCGACCTCTCGACGGGCGCCATGACGGGCACCTCCGGCCTGATGGTTGGTGTGATGGCCACCCACTACGAGATCAACGTGTGGCTGGCTGTGATCATCGCGCTGGTCGCCTCGCTCGGAATCGGCGCATGGAACGGGTGGATCACGATGAAGACCGGGCTCCCGAGCTTCATCGTGACCCTGGCGACCTTCTTCATCCTGCAGGGCATCAACCTCGCGGTCACGAAGTTGATCACCGGAACAGTGGCGATCCAGGGCATGTCCGACGTGCCCGGTTTCGAGCAAGTGAAGGTGATCTTCGGATCAGTCATCAGGTTCGGTGATTTCAGTCTGCGTGCCTCGGTTCTGTGGTGGATCGCATTGACTGCCGCGGCCACCTGGGTGCTGCTGCGCACTCGCGCAGGCAACTGGGTGTTCGCCGTCGGGGGCCAGTCTCACTCCGCCCGCCAGGTCGGTGTCCCGGTGGTTCGCACCAAGATCTTCCTGTTCATGGGAACGGCCGGTGCCGGTTGGCTGGTGGGGATGCTTTCGCTGTTCGACGTCGGCACGGTCCAGGCGACCACCGGTATCGGGCAGGAGTTCATCTACATCATCTGCGCCGTCGTCGGCGGTTGCCTCCTCACGGGTGGTTACGGCTCGGCCATCGGCGCAGCGATCGGTGCCCTGATCTACGGCATGGCACTCCAGGGCATCGTCTTCGCGCAGTGGGATAACAACTGGTTGAAGGCGTTCCTCGGAGCGATGCTGCTGCTGGCCGTACTGGTCAACCTCTACGTCCGCCGACAGGCAGGAGTCAGGTCATGA
- a CDS encoding phosphotransferase family protein, with protein MSPNLAQVRALLERRGFPTSSVQPLEGGAWSTAFAFDSGQDALILRLGGSTEDYEADAFIARLRPDGVPIPDVLAHGTIDSGPLTGTTYAISARVPGTALERVSRPQWSVLVPQLADILESLRHTPAPAGHRAQDWRDHLLQVGSYPWQEGWRERAVPAAVQLFDHGLDRLRTTCPVTVPVSLVHADWINRNVHVEDGRITGIFDWGCYRFGDHLYDLAWLEFWAPWHRNLDLPLLVRELESRWHSVGIAPLADPDRRRACLLHIGLDHIIYNILHGTTQSLLGTMNRLAHYL; from the coding sequence GTGAGCCCCAATCTCGCCCAGGTCCGAGCGTTGCTGGAGCGCCGGGGATTCCCGACATCATCGGTCCAGCCGCTCGAGGGCGGTGCCTGGTCGACGGCGTTCGCGTTCGACAGCGGTCAGGACGCCCTGATCCTGCGGCTCGGGGGCTCCACCGAGGACTACGAGGCGGATGCCTTCATCGCGCGCCTGCGTCCCGACGGAGTACCCATTCCCGATGTGCTCGCGCATGGCACGATCGACAGCGGCCCTCTCACCGGCACGACGTACGCGATCTCCGCACGGGTTCCCGGGACTGCGCTCGAGCGCGTCTCTCGTCCCCAGTGGTCAGTCCTGGTCCCCCAGCTGGCCGACATCCTGGAGTCGCTCCGGCACACTCCGGCACCCGCCGGTCACCGCGCTCAGGACTGGCGCGACCATCTGCTCCAGGTTGGCTCCTACCCATGGCAGGAGGGTTGGCGCGAACGCGCCGTGCCTGCAGCCGTGCAGCTCTTCGATCACGGTCTGGACCGGCTACGCACGACATGCCCGGTCACCGTACCGGTCTCCCTGGTGCATGCGGATTGGATCAACCGGAATGTGCACGTGGAGGACGGGCGGATCACCGGGATCTTCGACTGGGGCTGCTACCGCTTCGGCGATCACCTCTACGACCTGGCGTGGCTGGAGTTCTGGGCACCCTGGCACCGCAACCTGGACCTGCCGCTCCTGGTGCGAGAGCTGGAGAGCCGGTGGCACTCCGTCGGGATCGCACCACTGGCCGACCCTGACAGGCGACGCGCATGCCTGCTGCACATCGGCCTGGACCACATCATCTACAACATCCTGCACGGCACCACGCAGTCGCTCCTCGGCACGATGAACCGGCTCGCCCACTACCTGTGA
- a CDS encoding S8 family serine peptidase yields MRRSDRSGADRTRRGAVAMGSAAALALTAIIPLSAASADEITDLGTASDHGVAAEPAGLQAESSPTGAWLVETEGTPTSRGGSPSVNSRHAREVIAEAQELGVDLSVRSELSSLWTGLSVTMSDADAALLAGADGVQAVFPVLPLELPPTPTSDVMPEMVSAITMTGADIAQSELGYDGEGIAVGIIDTGVDYHHPDLGGSGAETTFPTERVPVGYDFVGDDYNADDSSVDYQPVPAPDPDPDDCQSHGTHVAGIVGADGDPADGGVRGVAPGVTFGAYRVFGCDGSTTSDIMIEAMERALDDGMDVVNMSIGAAFASWPEYPTAVASAALVDAGVVVVASIGNEGDLGLWAAGAPGVGDDVIGVASYDNVEFMANSFGTQPDGAVYPYISAAGAADAPTSGELPLAIADLPLACEPLAGDYSGQAVVVQRGGCSFHIKAVNAQDAGAAAMVLYNNAPGLVSPTVEGETPITIAVPSLSLDDGLALVAAIEEGQAAELVWSDETISAPNPTGGLISDFSSYGMTADLQLKPDLGAPGGQIWSTMPLEQGGYGSKSGTSMASPHVAGAIALLLQARDDLDPGEIKDVLQNSADPTLWSLNTDFGLLEPVFRQGAGMLDIDAAILSTTRVSPGAIELGESEHGPVSRTVTLHNDGGTDVTYTVSAEDAIATGGDPDDPTFLYGVSSVDVPAQITVPAGSSVSVDVTIAPSADLEQAQYGGYLTLMPEDGEPIRVPYVGYAGDYQEVPLLTDIGYGLPVLGQLTACDRLIGADCTMNGEWDLMPDGATYSMADGDVPTFLVHLEHPAQSLEMTVYAAVDGERGAAIGPTATFLASEYVGRSGGAEAFTPYTWDGVLASVYRAGRHNTEWSVPDGDYIIGLTVVNALGDPENPDHVESADTAVFTIDRDGDGNPPSEFREQLRDVPPKMKGELRCIMLGQC; encoded by the coding sequence ATGCGTCGATCCGATCGATCCGGGGCGGACCGGACACGACGGGGGGCCGTTGCGATGGGCAGCGCTGCCGCCCTCGCACTGACCGCCATCATCCCGTTGAGTGCCGCATCCGCGGACGAGATCACCGATCTCGGAACAGCGTCCGACCACGGCGTCGCAGCGGAACCGGCCGGACTGCAGGCCGAGTCATCGCCGACCGGAGCCTGGCTCGTGGAGACCGAGGGCACACCGACCAGTCGCGGTGGCAGCCCGTCGGTGAACTCCCGGCATGCACGTGAGGTGATTGCTGAGGCGCAGGAGCTCGGTGTTGACCTGAGCGTCCGCAGCGAGCTCAGCTCTCTATGGACGGGCCTGTCGGTGACAATGTCGGACGCCGACGCCGCCCTGCTCGCCGGCGCCGACGGCGTTCAGGCGGTCTTCCCGGTGCTTCCGCTGGAGCTGCCGCCGACACCGACATCGGATGTGATGCCGGAGATGGTCAGCGCCATCACCATGACCGGAGCGGACATCGCCCAGAGCGAGCTCGGCTACGACGGTGAGGGGATCGCCGTCGGGATCATCGACACCGGCGTGGACTACCACCACCCGGACCTCGGAGGCTCCGGCGCGGAGACCACCTTCCCCACCGAACGGGTGCCCGTGGGGTATGACTTCGTGGGCGATGACTACAACGCCGACGACAGCAGCGTGGACTACCAGCCGGTGCCGGCGCCGGACCCCGACCCAGACGACTGCCAGAGCCACGGCACGCACGTGGCCGGGATCGTCGGAGCGGACGGTGACCCTGCAGACGGTGGGGTACGCGGTGTAGCGCCCGGTGTGACTTTCGGTGCCTACCGGGTGTTCGGCTGCGACGGCTCCACCACCTCCGACATCATGATCGAGGCGATGGAGCGGGCGTTGGACGACGGGATGGACGTGGTCAACATGTCCATCGGGGCCGCCTTTGCCTCCTGGCCTGAGTACCCGACGGCGGTGGCCAGCGCCGCTCTGGTGGACGCCGGAGTGGTCGTGGTCGCCTCGATCGGCAACGAGGGTGACCTCGGGCTGTGGGCGGCTGGAGCGCCCGGCGTGGGCGACGACGTCATCGGCGTGGCGTCCTACGACAATGTCGAGTTCATGGCGAACTCGTTCGGTACCCAGCCGGACGGCGCCGTCTACCCGTACATCTCAGCTGCCGGTGCAGCCGACGCACCGACCTCGGGCGAGCTCCCCCTGGCGATCGCGGACCTCCCGCTCGCGTGCGAGCCGCTGGCCGGTGACTATTCGGGCCAGGCGGTTGTCGTGCAGCGAGGCGGGTGCTCGTTCCACATCAAGGCCGTCAACGCCCAGGATGCTGGCGCTGCCGCGATGGTGCTGTACAACAACGCGCCAGGTCTCGTCTCCCCCACGGTGGAGGGCGAGACCCCGATCACGATTGCCGTTCCGTCACTCTCCCTCGATGACGGTTTGGCACTCGTGGCTGCCATCGAGGAAGGGCAGGCGGCCGAGCTGGTGTGGAGCGATGAGACGATTTCTGCACCGAACCCGACTGGTGGGCTCATCTCCGACTTCAGCTCCTACGGCATGACGGCAGACCTGCAGCTCAAGCCCGATCTGGGCGCACCGGGTGGGCAGATCTGGTCGACGATGCCGCTCGAGCAGGGCGGATACGGATCGAAGTCGGGCACGTCGATGGCATCGCCGCATGTGGCGGGCGCGATCGCACTCCTGCTGCAGGCGCGAGACGACCTCGACCCCGGTGAGATCAAGGATGTGCTGCAGAATTCAGCCGATCCCACGCTGTGGTCACTCAATACCGACTTCGGTCTGCTGGAGCCGGTGTTCCGCCAAGGGGCCGGGATGCTCGACATCGATGCGGCGATCCTGTCCACCACGCGGGTCTCCCCCGGCGCGATCGAGCTCGGCGAGAGCGAGCACGGCCCGGTCTCGCGCACGGTGACGCTGCACAACGACGGCGGCACTGACGTCACGTACACGGTCTCGGCCGAGGATGCGATCGCCACGGGCGGGGATCCGGACGACCCGACGTTCCTGTACGGCGTCAGCAGCGTAGATGTCCCTGCGCAGATCACGGTTCCCGCGGGTTCCAGTGTGTCGGTCGATGTGACGATCGCTCCGAGCGCCGATCTGGAGCAGGCGCAGTACGGCGGGTACCTGACCCTGATGCCCGAGGACGGTGAACCGATCCGGGTGCCCTACGTCGGGTACGCCGGTGACTATCAGGAGGTGCCGCTGCTCACCGACATCGGGTACGGGCTACCGGTACTCGGCCAGCTCACCGCGTGCGACCGCCTGATCGGAGCGGACTGCACGATGAACGGCGAGTGGGATCTAATGCCGGACGGCGCCACCTACTCGATGGCCGATGGCGATGTGCCGACGTTCCTGGTGCACCTGGAGCACCCGGCTCAGTCGCTGGAGATGACTGTCTACGCCGCCGTCGACGGTGAGCGTGGCGCAGCCATCGGTCCGACAGCGACGTTCCTGGCGTCGGAGTATGTGGGACGTTCGGGAGGTGCGGAAGCGTTCACGCCGTACACGTGGGACGGGGTGCTCGCCTCGGTCTACCGGGCCGGGCGACACAACACCGAGTGGTCGGTGCCGGATGGTGACTACATCATCGGCCTGACCGTGGTGAACGCCCTCGGCGACCCGGAGAACCCCGATCACGTGGAGAGCGCCGATACCGCGGTGTTCACCATCGACCGGGACGGTGACGGCAACCCACCGAGCGAGTTCCGCGAGCAGCTGCGGGATGTGCCTCCGAAGATGAAGGGCGAGTTGCGCTGCATCATGCTGGGTCAGTGCTGA
- a CDS encoding ATP-binding cassette domain-containing protein, with the protein MTQIAKHYGSSIALQDVDAHIHAGEVLCVLGDNGAGKSTFIKIIAGAHQQTEGTLAVYGHSRRFASPRDALDAGIATVYQDLAVVPLMSVWRNFFLGSEITRGWGPFRRLDVAAMKQIAKDELKRMGIDLRDVDQPIGTLSGGERQSVAIARSVYFGAKLVILDEPTSALGVKQAGVVLRYIAQARDAGLGVIFITHNPHHAYPVGDRFLILNRGKSLGLHEKADISIAELTALMSGGAELASLAHELERASS; encoded by the coding sequence ATGACGCAGATCGCCAAGCACTACGGATCGAGTATCGCGCTGCAGGATGTCGACGCCCACATCCACGCCGGCGAGGTCCTGTGCGTACTGGGTGACAACGGCGCCGGTAAGTCGACGTTCATCAAGATCATCGCAGGAGCGCACCAGCAGACCGAGGGCACGCTGGCCGTCTACGGCCACAGCCGCAGGTTCGCAAGCCCCAGGGATGCCCTCGACGCCGGGATCGCGACCGTCTACCAGGATCTCGCCGTCGTACCGCTGATGTCGGTGTGGCGGAACTTCTTCCTGGGGTCCGAGATCACCCGTGGCTGGGGACCGTTCCGGCGCCTCGACGTCGCCGCGATGAAACAGATCGCCAAGGACGAGCTGAAGAGGATGGGAATCGACCTGCGTGATGTGGACCAGCCGATCGGGACGCTGTCGGGAGGTGAGCGACAGTCGGTAGCTATCGCGCGGTCCGTCTACTTCGGAGCCAAGCTCGTGATCCTCGACGAGCCGACGTCCGCTCTGGGAGTCAAGCAGGCCGGCGTCGTACTGCGCTACATCGCTCAGGCTCGGGACGCCGGACTCGGCGTCATCTTCATCACCCACAACCCACACCACGCCTATCCCGTCGGTGACCGCTTCCTGATCCTCAACAGGGGCAAGAGCCTCGGACTGCACGAGAAGGCAGACATCAGCATTGCCGAGCTGACAGCGCTGATGTCGGGCGGGGCGGAGCTGGCGAGCCTCGCTCATGAACTGGAACGCGCGAGCAGCTGA
- a CDS encoding Gfo/Idh/MocA family protein — MDTVRWGIIGVGDVTEAKSGPGFQHAQRSELVAVMRRDGAKAADYARRHDVPRWYDDAEALLGDPDVDAVYIATPPDSHRDYAVRALEAGKPVYVEKPMARTTRECEEMLAAAERARLPLFVAYYRRSMPRFATVKELLDGGAIGQVHAFRVENFRPTPAVGEQVPWRLRPGISGGGHFVDLASHTLDLLDHLLGPVTQVHGHALNISGISQAEDTVSGTFQVGSAVVGTGLWCYAADEDRDLVEIIGTEGSLRFSSFGQEPLRLRTGAGVREIEAPYPATVQQPLIQAVVDELTGVGASPSTGASAIRTARVVDALLAEYRTEYGLTFR; from the coding sequence GCGGGCCAGGTTTCCAGCACGCGCAGCGGTCCGAGTTGGTCGCGGTGATGCGCCGGGACGGTGCGAAGGCGGCCGACTACGCGCGGCGCCACGACGTGCCGCGCTGGTACGACGACGCCGAGGCGCTCCTCGGGGATCCGGACGTGGACGCCGTGTACATCGCCACACCGCCGGACTCGCACCGTGACTATGCGGTCCGCGCACTCGAGGCCGGCAAACCGGTCTACGTGGAGAAGCCGATGGCGCGCACCACGCGCGAGTGCGAGGAGATGCTCGCCGCTGCTGAGCGTGCCCGTCTGCCGCTGTTCGTGGCCTACTACCGGCGGTCGATGCCGCGCTTTGCCACGGTGAAGGAACTGCTCGACGGCGGTGCCATCGGCCAGGTGCATGCGTTCCGGGTGGAGAACTTCCGCCCGACGCCGGCAGTGGGCGAACAGGTTCCTTGGCGGCTGCGCCCGGGGATCTCCGGCGGCGGTCACTTCGTGGATCTCGCCTCGCACACGCTGGACCTGCTCGACCACCTGCTCGGGCCGGTGACGCAGGTGCACGGGCATGCCCTGAACATCTCCGGCATCTCCCAGGCCGAAGACACGGTGAGCGGGACCTTCCAGGTGGGCTCCGCCGTCGTGGGGACGGGTTTGTGGTGCTATGCGGCAGATGAGGACCGTGACCTGGTGGAGATCATCGGCACCGAAGGATCCTTGCGGTTCTCCAGCTTCGGTCAGGAACCGTTGCGGCTGCGGACCGGTGCCGGGGTGCGCGAGATCGAGGCGCCGTACCCGGCCACCGTGCAGCAGCCGCTGATCCAGGCGGTCGTGGACGAGCTCACCGGTGTCGGAGCCTCGCCGAGCACAGGAGCGAGTGCGATCCGTACCGCGCGGGTGGTTGACGCGCTCCTCGCCGAGTACCGGACCGAGTACGGCCTCACGTTCCGATAG
- a CDS encoding substrate-binding domain-containing protein: protein MTKKMVKVGLAALIAAPLALVGCSTASEDPTAAGGTGEGGSGNSGGETIAVVTHGTPGDAFWDVVKSGAEQAGDDLGVTVTYQGDGDPVEQSQLIQAAVASDIDGLIVSMSNPDGVRGAVEAAVAAGVPVITINSGLEQSQEFGAQTHVGQSEFIAGQGAGEQLGEAGVTNLVCIVHEAGNTGLEDRCAGAADTLGGTVSNVQVDVANVADAQNTIESQLLSDESIDGVLTLNPGIAVAAAQAIESSGSAAQLATFDVSEDVLELVQDGSIIFAVDQQPYAQGYVPVSLLTLQARNGDVVGGGHPIYSGPGFITQENAAQVAEFAENGTR, encoded by the coding sequence ATGACGAAGAAGATGGTGAAGGTGGGCCTGGCGGCCCTCATCGCTGCACCCCTGGCCCTGGTTGGCTGCTCAACGGCGTCGGAGGACCCCACCGCAGCCGGGGGTACCGGCGAGGGCGGGTCGGGCAACTCAGGAGGGGAGACGATCGCGGTCGTCACTCACGGAACCCCGGGCGATGCCTTCTGGGACGTTGTCAAGAGCGGTGCCGAGCAGGCTGGTGACGACCTCGGAGTCACCGTGACCTATCAGGGCGACGGCGACCCTGTGGAGCAGTCGCAACTGATCCAGGCTGCCGTGGCCTCCGACATCGATGGTCTCATCGTCTCCATGTCGAACCCGGATGGCGTTCGCGGCGCCGTGGAGGCAGCAGTGGCCGCAGGGGTCCCGGTCATCACCATCAACTCCGGGTTGGAACAGTCCCAGGAGTTCGGCGCCCAGACGCACGTTGGTCAGAGCGAGTTCATCGCCGGGCAGGGTGCCGGCGAGCAGTTGGGCGAGGCCGGCGTCACCAACCTGGTGTGCATCGTTCACGAAGCCGGGAACACCGGGCTGGAGGATCGGTGTGCTGGTGCGGCCGATACCTTAGGAGGCACGGTCTCCAACGTGCAGGTCGACGTCGCCAACGTCGCCGACGCCCAGAACACCATCGAGTCCCAGCTGCTCTCCGACGAGAGCATCGACGGTGTTCTCACCCTGAACCCGGGCATCGCCGTGGCTGCCGCTCAGGCCATCGAGTCCTCCGGCTCAGCCGCACAGCTGGCTACCTTCGACGTCAGCGAGGATGTGCTCGAGCTCGTCCAGGACGGCAGCATCATCTTTGCTGTCGACCAGCAGCCCTACGCGCAGGGCTACGTCCCGGTGAGCCTGCTCACCCTGCAGGCCCGCAACGGCGACGTCGTCGGTGGCGGTCACCCCATCTACTCCGGTCCCGGATTCATCACCCAGGAGAACGCCGCTCAGGTGGCCGAGTTCGCTGAGAACGGAACCCGCTAG
- a CDS encoding DUF6328 family protein, producing MSTEPQSEGGRHESAEQRADRNWDELMQELRVTQTGTQILTGFLLTLPFQQRFTELRSDQVTVYLCLVVLGLATTALAVAPVSIHRMLFQRRRKPQIVRLANRLAKVALATLAALVVGIALFVFDVVIGRSAGVIAALVALVLAGVLWAALPLWVRGRPSR from the coding sequence ATGAGCACCGAACCGCAGTCGGAAGGTGGGCGGCACGAGTCCGCTGAGCAGCGTGCCGACCGGAACTGGGATGAGCTCATGCAAGAACTCCGCGTCACTCAGACGGGCACCCAGATCCTCACCGGGTTCCTACTCACCCTTCCGTTCCAGCAGCGCTTCACCGAGCTGCGCAGTGATCAGGTGACGGTGTACCTGTGCCTGGTCGTGCTCGGGCTCGCGACGACAGCGTTGGCCGTAGCCCCGGTGAGCATCCACCGGATGCTCTTCCAGCGACGACGCAAACCGCAGATCGTGCGGCTTGCGAACCGACTCGCGAAAGTCGCGCTGGCGACGCTCGCGGCTCTGGTGGTCGGGATCGCTCTGTTCGTCTTCGACGTGGTGATCGGCCGCTCAGCTGGGGTGATCGCCGCGCTCGTTGCGCTGGTTCTCGCCGGTGTGCTCTGGGCAGCGCTGCCGCTGTGGGTACGAGGGCGGCCATCGCGATAG